In a single window of the Scophthalmus maximus strain ysfricsl-2021 chromosome 18, ASM2237912v1, whole genome shotgun sequence genome:
- the LOC118290003 gene encoding putative transmembrane protein INAFM2 → MSSQSEPGPDPNHPLTMRDPAERGRPATYTGDKKAKLVARDNRRWVRLSTAVVYVLSVSLAAVILALYYSLVWRPAPGPGPDPGPGPAQSGAGTGEPRAKSPGTEADYISGKNASKSETRTGSVGVSPGDPPVPGTRTSDLHVPGSATDPTGPARAGQGSISPAGTTAEDPSNLPTHRVRDGGGKVPLPRKRGGTSARLSK, encoded by the coding sequence ATGAGCTCACAGTCTGAACCCGGTCCTGATCCGAACCACCCGCTGACCATGCGGGACCCGGCGGAGCGGGGCAGACCCGCCACCTACACCGGGGACAAGAAGGCGAAGCTGGTGGCCAGAGACAACCGGAGGTGGGTGAGGCTGAGCACCGCGGTGGTCTACGTCCTGTCCGTGTCCCTGGCTGCCGTCATCCTGGCTCTCTACTACAGCCTGGTCTGGAGACCCGCACCCGGTCCCGGACCCGATCCCGGTCCCGGTCCGGCTCAGTCCGGGGCCGGGACCGGGGAACCGAGAGCCAAGAGCCCCGGGACGGAAGCGGATTATATAAGTGGGAAAAACGCGTCAAAGAGTGAAACTCGGACCGGATCAGTGGGGGTCTCTCCCGGGGACCCTCCGGTCCCGGGGACCcggacctctgacctccatgtCCCGGGCAGCGCCACCGACCCGACCGGGCCCGCTCGTGCCGGACAAGGCTCCATCTCCCCGGCTGGGACCACCGCCGAGGACCCGTCCAACCTGCCCACGCACCGGGTCCGGGATGGAGGCGGGAAAGTTCCGTTGCCGAGGAAACGTGGCGGGACATCAGCgagactttcaaaataa